A segment of the Pelodiscus sinensis isolate JC-2024 chromosome 28, ASM4963464v1, whole genome shotgun sequence genome:
agccgcAGGGAAGGTCCTGCACAGCCGAGAGCTCTGGGCGGCGGGGGGGCATTTCAGCCAGAGGCCAGTGATGCAGGAAGGTCTCGGCCCGGCTGGGGGAGGCGGAGAAAGGGGAGGACGTGGGGACTGGTGCCACCGCCCCAAGCCGTGAGCaaacctctccctccctgccgTGCGCGCTGGTCTTCTCCCCACGGAGCAGGTGAGGGGGCCGGGGCGGCTGGGCTCACGCTGGGCCCTCGGGGGGGAATTTCACAAAGGCGACGGCTGCCAGCTCCTTACAAAACTCCTCCAGCACCACCACTCCCTGCAAGAGGGTCACGTGATCCATCCTGCAAGGGAACCAAAGCAGCTGCTGAGTGGGGCTCGGCCTGGGGGGAAACGGGGCATCTGGCCTGGACAgcagggtgctcagcaccctAACAGACCCTTGTGCAGAACAGTGGGAGCCTCCCCCGCATCCCACGTCTCTCCCGGCCTCCCAGAAAGCTTGGCAGCGCCTGGGGCTTGCGGTGCTACCAAGCACCCGAGACCGACGGcgcctcactccctgccccccacaggtaTCAAGGAGCCGGAGGGGGGCCCATGCTCCCTGTGCTGAGACGCAGACGAGTCTCTGGCGTTACAGGGCCCTGCGGGTTAGCGGCGGCTCAGACAGCCACGCTGGGTCTGCAGGGCACCGGCTGACGTAGCCCAGGCAAGTAGAGGCACTCACTGCTCTTCAGGGGCCAGCCCCATTAACTGTCTCCGCACCAGCAGCAGCTTAGCTGGGAACTGGGCCACCCGCTGGATCCTCTGCATCAGGTCTCCGATCACCTGGGGGCGAGGAGGAAGAGGATCAGCTCCATCCAGCCCCCAGGTCCGGGCAGCGCCGCATGGGCTGAAATGGGCAGTTTtctgacctccccctccccctgagttGCACACGGACACTAGACAgacccctgcctcctccctccccgtcccTGGCATAGGGGGAAGTTACCCGGATGAGTACGGAGAAGAGCGTCCGGCAGCCGGGGGCCAGGTTCAGGTAGGGGTCCAGGAGGTATTCGTGGAGGTGCGGGTGTGGGAAGAGGGCCAGGCGGGACAGCACAGACGTCACCTGGAGGTTCAGTCCGTAGGGctgcaggacagacagacagacagacagaagatCGCTCCCTTGCAGGGCCTTCCCGAGGCAGCAGGAGCGGCCTGGCTCGGACGTGGCCGTGGGGTCCTGTCCCCCTCGTCCAGTTGAAAATGAGCCTCTGAGATTACCTCCCAGAGAGGCAGTTCTCCGGTTATTTCAGAATCCCCCCTCCCCGAACCCTCGTCAGGATCGGGGCCTGCTCCAGAGAGCTCACAGTCTACTGCCGGGGACCCTGCTGGACTAAGCGCCTATCGGCTTTTGCAGCAGGGATGTGAGCGGGTAACCGGTTACCTGCGGCGCATCACCCGTGCGCCAGGTCTGCACAGCTGGGTGCTACTCCCCGTCCTGCTGAGTCTCAGCTTCAGGGCGACGGCCGCAGTTCCCCACCCAGGGCTGACCTGGCTGAATGGGCGTCCAGGATCCCAGTCCTGTGTTGTGGTCAgtggcctcagcatggctgggtGTTCGCTGGTTACGTCCAGGAGGAAGCCCGGCCCTGAGCAGGCCCCTGGCAGAGCAAAGTgccgcctctgcccccaccctccggCTGGCTCTGGGATTTCCCCAGGGAAGCCCGACTGGGGGGCTGAGAACGAGGCTGCGGTTTTCACCCTACCTGATCCAGGATCCGGGTCATCCGGTCGAACAGCACCTTCAGGAAGTGGCCCTCGTAAAACGCTGCGTGGGGGTCACACGCCTCCAGGGGTCTTGGAGCCCGAGGCCAGTTCCAGGAGGACACGTTGGCGCAGCATTCCTGAAActgacaggagagggaaggggcgaGGGCGGACACAGCGCTTTAGCAATGCAGAGAGGCCTGCTCTCAGCCCCAGGACTGGGCAGAaggcagccagcagccccagccgACGGGGCAGGAGGCAGACAGGCGCAGCGCCGGCAACGCAGCTGGCACTGGGAAGGATCACAGGAGTCGTGTCTCCACGTGGCACGGGACGGGGCACCCCCAGGCTGATGGGAGCGTTGAGGGAGGACGCGGAGGGACAGGAAACACTTCAACCGCTGGCCGCTCTGTTTGGGCAGAGGGCTTAGCTGGGCCTGGCACAGTCAGCGCAGGGCTGATCACGGGGAGGAATTAAgagaaagggggtgggggcaaCAGAGAACTCAGGGGCTACAGGCCCCATCCATGACCTACCAGCCCTAAAGCATCGTGCACATACGTGTCGTAGCCTGCCTCCTCCAGGCAGGACGAGGTCTTGGCCTCGTCGGGAACCAGGCCCAGGAAACTGAAAGAGAGAAGCCATCAGGAGCTGGTACTCGGCTCCACATCCCCGGGGTGCCCAGACGGAGATGCGGGAGGTGCCTGGCCTATGGGGCTCATGTCCCAGGCTCCTCACATAGCCTCTCCACTACGGCGTTTACCCTGTACCATGGCTGGAAAGTTCCTTCCCGGCCCCTACGGCAGGCACCAGCTGACCCCATGACGCCCGACATTGGCCTGCCCTTCGGTTACTCTCTGGGCTTGCAGAACCGCTCTTGGGTTTCAGGAAGCTACCCAGGCACAAGCTCTGAAGCGGCAGTGAACTCCGCAGGCTCACTAGGTTGCTCCAAGCCGCCTAGCAGGGCTGGACAGCCAATGGCCAGGAGCTTTAGGCTAATAAAAGCTCTAGGGCTGGTTTCCTGGTCACCAGGTACCCTCAAAAAACCCACTGGAGATGGAGAGCTCAAGAAGGTGCAAGCGCAGGGAGGTGTGGAAGGACCGCTGGCATGGCCTAGGAGACAGAGCTCCGGCTTGCTCCAGAAGGCTTATGCATGGGATAGGATGCAAGCCGACCAAATCACAGGGAGTTTATCAGAAGTTTTGGTAATTTCGAACTGGCTTTCCTTCCCAGCTGGAGAcccaccctcccaaaaaaacGTGGTTCCTGAAATGAAAGTTGTGAAATtgacaggctggcagccatgaaaCTGACCAAAAAGTCAGTTTCACTTCCCTGAGTGGCAGGGCTCCTcccacacctcccagccctggcctgttccctgcAGCAGGGGCTCCCGGGGCAGTTGCCACCCAATGGGGATTCTCCCAGGCCCTGTGCTGCCAGAGCGGCAGCGGAGCAGGAGCCCTGGGGATCATGAATTGCACTGAGTTCTTCTCTACCTTGCCCTTCATGCATCTGGCTCCCCGAAGATGCTCCCCGCCCCGGCcatgtggatgggagggaggggcaaagaggTGCTGGACACTGAGCGCAGGGTCTGTAATTCACGATTCTTAGCCCCGGCAGCCCAGGGAAAGCCCCACCTGAGAACAATCTCATTCACTTCGGTCGTCTCGCTAGGCCGGGCAGGCCCCCGCGGAGAGGGCGACGTTGGCTTTTTCGACGTCCGGAGGCCTGTATCTGGAAAGCCATCGGTGAAATAGGGAtcctcctccagctccctgcAAGGCCAGGAACAGGAGttacagctgcagccccagcctgtgcCGCCGGGTTCTGCGCTCCCGCCGGGCGCCCACTCACAGAGCATCCTCCTCGTgttcctgctcctggctgctccgCTCCTCCTGCCCCGGCGGGCTGTGCAGGATGTAGCTCCGCCCCTCCAGGTTTCTCAGCACCAGGCTGTACACGATGTGCTCGTGCGGCTTCCGCAGCAGCTCCTCGAACAGCCGCAGGGTCGTGAGGCTGAtctgcagggacagagccccGGGTCAGCGGGGAGACAGGCTGTAAAACTCCCCGGAAAAGCAGCTAgaaagccctgcagcagggatACCGCAGATCATAATCCCTTCTCGGGTGCAGttagctgggggcggggccttcaGACGCGACCTTAGAAACAAGGGATCCTGTCTGCTGGGAGAGGACATTAAAGATGGCCGAGGGGCTGGCCACAGCGTTCCATGTGCACGCTGGCTACACCCCAGAGGTGGTCGCATTCCATGGGTGCTGTAAGTCTGGAGCAGCtgaagcagggatgttaaatatcagttaattgaacagttgagtaacctcaggaattcttattcgactattccatagtccccaggggcagggccagtgtgCGACagtcccactcctgaggagcccccggCCACTCCGTGCTGttgactctgtatcagaggcagcagcgcggggtgccagtgggtgctggtctgcaaggggagtcagtttaaaaaccagcttcccttgcaGACCGACTGACTGTtgccctgatacagaggcagcagtgtggggtggcagcagcccctgttagggcgtgggggggagaggagttgcaCTTCCGGACCCAGTGCAAACCGTTTCTGATctgtgctgcctgcccaccccgctcctaatgcactttaaaggcagagccgcagtgggggcgggtcccagccccactgcaaaccaggactgagccgggctgctggccagcctgctaaacaatttacCGGCGGGGGGGAGAAATAGgtctggtctatagcattaaccgatacgcATTTGTTTATTGGTTCATCGactccactattacatccctagcttgaaGCGGTTTGGGATCCTTCTAGACAAAAGATACCGCGCCAGTTAGTAACATCCCACAGCACGTCCCCAATTCTACAGGGATCGCTTCGTGTGTACAAGTCTCCCAGGGAtcgccgggttagtctgtaactttaaaaacaccttttaaaaaaaatcaacggGGAGCCCTGTGGTACCTTAACGACAAACGAAAATCCAGAGGTAGGATCACCAGCTTCACGGGCACAATGCACTTCTGCAGAGGGGGTGCGCTTGCGTGCAGCCATCCCatgtgaagtgggttgtgcccacgaaagcgcgtGACCCTCCCTGTCTCCAAGGGGCCACAGGACCACTCGCTGGTTTTTTAAAAGGCGTTTTTTGGGATCACTTCATTCAGCTGCGCAGAAACGCTGCCTGGCTACTCGGGGCAGAGTGCGACAAACCCTGCAGTGGAACAAAACCGTCTGGGGACGTGAGAAAGGCCGAACACGACGGCCTGGCCTGGCACTAGGGCAGGACACCTCAACTCCTACCAGGGTGTCCGAGAATCTCTAATGATCTCAAGGAGCGGGCCCTTGGGTCTGCAGGAAGAGCAGTTTCCCTACTTGCAATACCCAGAGGGAGGGGCGTTAGTGAGAGCCCAGTCTGGGGTCccatggggaagaggggaggagagaggcagagccctGGGAGGCTACAGACAGGCGGAGCCCTGGGAGGCTACAGACAGGCGGAGCCCTGGGAGGCTACAGACAGGCGGAGCCGGCCTCACCTCATCAGACAGGTGGTTGCAGTGCTTTATCAACTGAGCACGGAGGAGATGCTGCTGCGGAGAGTCAGGGACGgcttctggctgcctctctgtgCCCAGCAGGAACTCCACCAGCAtccggagcagggcaggagcgccGATCTGCCTCACTATGGCGGTCAGCATTGCGGTGGAGGTGAGGATGCCAAGTTCTGACCTGCCAaataaagggggaggaggagagagagaaagagaaaagggacTGAAGCTCCCCTCCAGGCAGCTGCGTAGAGCACACGTGCATGGGAGCACACCTCCACTCAGGGGACTTCACAATCGCCCTCGCtgtgggggccagcagcaggacagggaaaccgaggcacagggcCAAGACATGACAGAGCTAAGAACAGGACCCAGGACTTCCCGCTCCTCAGTCTTTGCTCAGTCCCTGCAGCGTCCTGACGTCCGGGGCAGTAAGAGACCTCAGCCAAAGTGAGAACAAAGCAGCGGAAGAGCTGAATGGCCATTCCAGCTCCCGAGGAGAGAGCATCTCTCCAGACACACGCTCAGGCCACCGCAGCAGACGGCAGGAGCATGAAGAGAGGCAACAAAACCCAGAGCCAGGCTAGAGAGGGCAGTTCAGGGGTGATGCGTTTGGGAGTTTGCTGCGCTGGCACAGAGAGCAGCCCGCAATAATACTGCAGGCCTGGAAACGCCGAGAAATGCCAACCTCCCTCCTTCCAGGGGCCAGCCCTGCGAGCTGCAGGAGGCCAGAACTGGCCACAGCACTACCCAATcctagggggaggggggcagtaagGCACATGGCTCTGAATGACATCTGAAGCCATTAGACCACTGCCAAACCACCCCGCCACAGGGCGGACTTGGCTCTTCCTTAAGGCGTTTTGTTTtacagcccctgcctctccccagcatgctcagctgggccctgccttTCCCGCTGCGGGACCTCCCTGGCTTCCCAGACTCCAATCTCCCAGCTTGGCTGGCAAGGCTAGAATCTCCCCGGGGGAATGTTCCATTTGCCGGCAGGGGTTTTACTTTAGTGtagaacaggggttttttttggtttttttaaagagacagtctAACTTCTGACAAAGTTAAGGACGCTGTGCACCCCTCTTTAGGGATGcaagcgactaatcgactatccgataagcaaaagctgattGGACAgatgacacactagtcaactagtgacttcccccccttgctgcctctatcacaaagaggcaggaagagaagggggtgccggttccccccagctccagctccgtgggagggggcagcagccaccTTTGTAATGTGccagtgtccctgctggggctcttgtacatttcaaaggcggaacgcgCTAGTTcttactgactaatcgaataatcgatggaaatcccatcgactattcgatgagttaattaatcaaaattgaaCAGCCCTACCCTTTTTATCTACCGCACCCGTCCTTCCACGATCACAAAGCACTTTTCCCGTGGGAATTATTTAAACCTCGTGAGCCTGAATGCAACATTAACTCCATTCTACAGATGGGCAAACCGAGGCGCCCAAGCAGTGACTAACGCCAGCCCCAACCAGAGACAGACCCCAGGAGTACAGACTCCCCAGTTCCGACTTTCAACACAAGACTAACCACCTCCCGCTCTCTCAGCCCTGCGATGGGTGCCATACCCGCCAGTTTACACAGTGACCTGGTGACCAGCCTGTGCGACACGTGTACTCACATCTGCAAGAGCTGTGGCTGCAGGATGCCCCGGAAAAGCTTTTCACCAATGGCCTCTGTTACAGCATCTGCAACGACCTGCGGGTCACAGACAGAGAGTCAGTAACGAGCGATGAGCTACCAGCTCCCAGGCGTGCCCAAGACTCCTCTAATCCCCTCCTGCGTGACAAGAGCAGAGACTCTGCTGCTCTGTCAAGTTTCTCTTGGTGGGCAGGGTCACTGGCACACGGGGACGCCTGCATCGCCACCCCTTCGCCTGGGCTGACACGGGTGCTGCGTGCGCACACACAGCTCTGGGATCCAGAGACCCAGGGACTCCTATGAAAGGAAAGCACTGCCCGGCAGCTACACGCTGGAGACAGAACACGCTGGAGCCTTCTTAAATGGGTTCAACCACAAGCCGCTAGATGGGTCACCCAGGATGGCTCCCACTTGTAGCCTGTCCCTGCAGGAACGGAACGACCCTGCTGTGACCGCAGTGTGTGCATATTGTGATTTTGCAGCTGTGTGCAGCAGCCATGCATCATGGTGACCATCCCATCATGCAAGGCCTGCGATGTCGTCACACCCTGATGCGGTTTCTCAGAGCTCTGCAGCTGTCTGGCAAGCtgggccatgtctccacttgtcACACCAGAGACTGATTTGGCGTTTGATTGAGCAGGTcgagtaaagacctgctaaatcgaatgccgaGGCTGCCTCCTGTTGGCACAgtagtgaggagtaagggaagcagacaggagcattttctcccatcgacctccctctatgaagacagtgccaagctcggcttacGGTATGTTCACTCCAGCTACCTTATTTCCATAACCGGAGTTGCATAGTGTAAGCCGACCTTCTGCgtctagcatagacctggccgTGGACTCAGAGCCCTGATGAAATTTGAGGCTGCCCTAACACAGTTTGAGGACACGTGGCAAAGCCCAAATCCAGGATGTAAGGGTCCAAGAGCCACAGGAGTTGGTAGATCTCAAACACACAACGTAGGTTGTCTTCTCCGAGGAGAATTTTAGCCGTGATAAGACACGGCTGTTTCCTAAATGGCTTATCTACCCCCGCAGGCTGCAGTTTAGACGTCGACTAGCAGTGACCTAATGACGTTGTCTACTAAATACAGGAAGAGCCCAGGTGACCTAGTCTGAGTTCTAGCAGAGATCTGAGCCAGGCCAGCTAACGCTGATAGCAGCTCATAAGCTAAAGGACACAAGATATTTAGCTGTAGATGG
Coding sequences within it:
- the FHIP2B gene encoding FHF complex subunit HOOK-interacting protein 2B, encoding MLGRLGALLQQAVGQQEPSLDLLEAFTEHWKGLTHYYIETTDENTPVRETDIPWRLKQMLDILVYEEKQQPAGETGPCLEYLLQHKILETLSTLGKAEYPPGMRPQVFLFFSRVLGQVQHPLLHYLNVHRPVQKLLQLGSDALGSATEREEVQFAAVLCAKIKQDPALLTYILEGKDLLRGQKPSRQLCCPQGEAGSSQGEPVAANGALAASPEHPWGDAACAGLAGKPKKPLSSSSPLNSENNLITSLITLCKSQKSRVALKAQENLLLLISVAQQAAATYLVQNSALSCLVAERLCELYSAVPASADPADVLSLERASWRLQNKAADEGSFPGKASLDAFFSWLDYCDHLVREAHPVVADAVTEAIGEKLFRGILQPQLLQMSELGILTSTAMLTAIVRQIGAPALLRMLVEFLLGTERQPEAVPDSPQQHLLRAQLIKHCNHLSDEISLTTLRLFEELLRKPHEHIVYSLVLRNLEGRSYILHSPPGQEERSSQEQEHEEDALELEEDPYFTDGFPDTGLRTSKKPTSPSPRGPARPSETTEVNEIVLSFLGLVPDEAKTSSCLEEAGYDTYVHDALGLFQECCANVSSWNWPRAPRPLEACDPHAAFYEGHFLKVLFDRMTRILDQPYGLNLQVTSVLSRLALFPHPHLHEYLLDPYLNLAPGCRTLFSVLIRVIGDLMQRIQRVAQFPAKLLLVRRQLMGLAPEEQMDHVTLLQGVVVLEEFCKELAAVAFVKFPPEGPA